One genomic region from Procambarus clarkii isolate CNS0578487 chromosome 85, FALCON_Pclarkii_2.0, whole genome shotgun sequence encodes:
- the LOC123746660 gene encoding PE-PGRS family protein PE_PGRS26-like, which produces MEARGGHRMNNAHWSMVWKLGKGTRPRQDVQARNCPDTGQYITAGGQAGNCPDTGQYISVGGQAGNCPDTGQYISVGGQAGNCPDTGQYITAGGQAGSCPDTGQYISVGGQAGNCPDTGQYISLGGQAGNCPDTGQYISVGGQAGNCPDTGQYITAGGQAGSCPDTGQYISLGGQAGNCPDTGQYISVGGQAGNCPDTGQYISVGGQAGNCPDTGQYISLGGQAGNCPDTGQYISVGGQAGNCPDTGQYITAGGQAGNCPDTGQCISLGGQAGTCPDT; this is translated from the coding sequence ATGGAGGCCAGAGGTGGCCACAGGATGAATAATGCTCATTGGTCAATGGTCTGGAAGTTGGGTAAAGGGACGAGACCAAGGCAGGATGTCCAGGCTAGGAACTGTCCTGACACTGGCCAGTATATCACTGCAGGTGGCCAGGCAGGGAACTGTCCGGACACTGGCCAGTATATCAGTGTTGGTGGCCAGGCTGGGAACTGTCCGGACACTGGCCAGTATATCAGTGTTGGTGGCCAGGCAGGGAACTGTCCGGACACTGGCCAGTATATCACTGCAGGTGGCCAGGCAGGGAGCTGTCCGGACACTGGCCAGTATATCAGTGTTGGTGGCCAGGCAGGGAACTGTCCGGACACTGGCCAGTATATCAGTCTTGGTGGCCAGGCAGGGAACTGTCCGGACACTGGCCAGTATATCAGTGTTGGTGGCCAGGCAGGGAACTGTCCTGACACTGGCCAGTATATCACTGCAGGTGGCCAGGCAGGGAGCTGTCCGGACACTGGCCAGTATATCAGTCTTGGTGGCCAGGCAGGGAACTGTCCGGACACTGGCCAGTATATCAGTGTTGGTGGCCAGGCTGGGAACTGTCCGGACACTGGCCAGTATATCAGTGTTGGTGGCCAGGCAGGGAACTGTCCGGACACTGGCCAGTATATCAGTCTTGGTGGCCAGGCAGGGAACTGTCCGGACACTGGCCAGTATATCAGTGTTGGTGGCCAGGCAGGGAACTGTCCTGACACTGGCCAGTATATCACTGCAGGTGGCCAGGCAGGGAACTGTCCGGACACTGGCCAGTGTATCAGTCTTGGTGGCCAGGCAGGGACCTGTCCGGACACATAG